A stretch of the Elephas maximus indicus isolate mEleMax1 chromosome 3, mEleMax1 primary haplotype, whole genome shotgun sequence genome encodes the following:
- the LOC126070981 gene encoding olfactory receptor 7G3-like: protein MLVNLQAQNQSITYEGCLTQVCFVMIFSTLANFLLVVMAYDCYVAICHPLRYMVIMDAHFCGLLTLVSLLVSIVDALLHSLMLLRLSFCTDLGTLYLFCEVFQVIKVACSETLINNIIISFAVSILGILPFFAIIFSYTQIVSSILRMPSAGGKYKAFSTCGSHLSVVFLFYGTAFGSYISTTFTHSSKKTAVASMLYAMVTPMMNPFIYSLRNRDMKAALRSVIRGTTAFQ, encoded by the coding sequence ATGCTGGTAAACCTCCAAGCACAGAATCAGAGCATCACTTATGAAGGATGCCTCACCCAGGTCTGCTTTGTCATGATTTTTAGTACTTTGGCAAATTTCCTCCTTGTAGTAATGGCCTATgactgctatgtggccatttgtcacccaCTGAGGTATATGGTCATCATGGACGCCCACTTCTGTGGCCTGCTGACTCTAGTCTCCTTGCTTGTTAGCATTGTGGATGCCCTGCTCCACAGTCTGATGTTGTTGAGACTGTCTTTTTGCACAGACCTGGGAACCCTTTACTTATTCTGTGAAGTTTTTCAGGTCATTAAAGTTGCCTGTTCTGAAACTCTCATCAATAACATCATCATATCTTTTGCAGTTAGCATACTGGGTATTCTTCCTTTCTTCGCAATCATTTTCTCTTATACTCAAATTGTCTCCTCCATTTTGAGAATGCCATCAGCAGGTGGAAAGTATAAAGCTTTTTctacctgtgggtctcacctctcaGTTGTTTTCTTATTCTATGGGACAGCTTTTGGTTCGTATATAAGTACGACATTTACACACTCTTCCAAGAAAACTGCAGTAGCTTCAATGCTGTACGCTATGGTAACTCCCATgatgaaccccttcatctacagcctgagaaacagGGACATGAAGGCAGCCTTGAGGAGTGTTATCAGGGGCACAACTGCTTTTCAGTGA